ATGTTCTTCCATTCTGAGCCCTTGAACAACTTGTAAAGACGTGAAGAAGAGTAGCCAGTAAGCAACCCCATGAACACCCAGAGCAGGAGCATGGCTGTCATCAGTCCACCCCTGTTCGATGGAGAAAGGAAGCCAAGAACCGCAAATACCATAGTGACAAGCAGCATGCCAAAGAATTGGACACCGGTGCCGACATAAACACAGAGCCAGTCTGAGTTTGATGGAGGCCTGAAAACATCACCGTGAACAAGCTTCCATCCAGTCTCCTCCTGGGCCTCTTCCTGAGTCTCAAGTTGGTTATACTTGGAGATATCCCGGTAAAGGGTACGGAGCATGATCATTGCAACCAttccagagaggaagagaacaatCATGAGAGAATTCACAATTGAGAACCAGTGGATCTGATCATCTGTCATCAATAGATAGCTGTCCCACCGAGATGCCCACTTGATGTCACTCTCCTACAAATTCACAGTAGCTCTCAGAAATGAGCAAACACACAATATTCATGCTCCACTTAGAGGACACTTAGTACTACAGCTACTACAATCACTTTTGGAATACAAAAAGAATCAAGCACAGTTCTGACCTTGAAATCCACATCACAAGTAAATATGATATCCTTGCCAACTTCAACCTCCTGAGGAGACTCAGATGAGGTAATTATATGTTGAGCATGCGGATCACACGTTGTCAGGCGGGTCTTCTTATCATTCCATTGCCCTTCATATTCATGCTTAACGCTGCAGCATGCGTCATAGTTCTATGATTAGATATTAACAAGGAGGATAATGTCTACATTGAACTACAGCTATTTCATTCCAAACAATGTACCTGTATGGTTTCACTTCAAAGGCCACAATCCTGGAAACATCTCTTTGCTCATCCCTGTGATATTTCACCGTAAAAGATAGATGGTTGTGGATGAAGTATTTTTCATCCTTGCTCTGCCAAATACATGAGAAGTGCATCACATGAGATTATGCATTAATACAACATTTGGGCAACAATGTGTCATAGCCACTTACCCCTGAATATTTTCCTTTGGCCCCAACATGGAATCCATGTTGATAGAAATAAGCACCTTCTTGATCCACTCTTTGAATAGGAACAACTAAAGGTAGGTTGTCAAGAATCCTGTCAATTTAGAGAAATTATGTTTCAACAATTGATAGACATGAATAACTGGTCATGAATCAAGCAGAAAAAGTATTGACGTACATGTTAACACGGTACTCATCTTCAATCTTCTCCTTGAGAAGCTTTGCTTCTTTCTCCCCAACAGATATCTTGCAGACTATTTGACACATCTGAGGCTCCCTCATTTCAAACTGAACAAAAATATGCTCAACAGTCAAACTAGTGCCTAAGGTGTCAAACACTGATCAGATAAACCAATGCACAGTGAAAGAACAAACCGTATAGGGAGAGTTTTCAATGCGATCTCCACGAAGAACTTCACCGAGATTTTCCGCACTGTCAACTATGGTATCCGGCTTGCAGAATGGGAGAGAATAGTAGGAGTAGGGAAGTTGTGTCTTGATTGAGGTCAGCTTGTTGACTTTCACAGGAAGTGGATCTTTCTGTAATGATATATAATATGCAATAATTCTTATAAACATCGATTAATGTAGTAGAAACATGTCTCCAACATTTTAAGGAATAAGACAGCATGAGGCCTCGCATGCTATTGAATACTTCAAACAACACTAACATGAATCTATCAACTAAAGACAAATGCTGATAACAAGTAGGAAGACAATAGGTCAGATACTGACAAACAGACAAATAAAACATACAACGAAACATAAAATATGTTCAAAAAATCTTACAGATAAAGGGTAAAAGAAAATGCAACTACTGTCACGATCGCAGTGTGAAAACTAGGTTCTTCACAGGTACATGGGTTTAATGCTACAAAATCAATGAAAACTAGATTCCAGAACAGAACAGTTGCCATAACTAGTATATCGTAATCAACAACGACTAATATTAAAAATGTAGTAACAACCTAACATGATCCTTCTCTGGATGTTGTCGCCGAAGGACTCAGACACTCGCTAATGTAAAATTTTGCAGTCTCCTAGGTGCACACTCTGGGCCTTTCCCGGTGAAAGCACATCTCCGTAGTTTTAGTCTCCATCACACATCCACCCGCGATGAGAATCTCACGCGGAGAACGTGAAGGGAGAAACACATACGCAGCTTTTTGCACGGCTCATATAGGACCGAAACATTCCCAGGGCCACGCATTGCGCGGAGAGCGAGAATCGTCGCGAACACGCGCACCCAGTCTCGATGCGGCCGGCCCTCGCGTTCGCAGATCTGGGGCGGCCGACAGCAGATCCTAACCGCACGCGATCCCCAAACACACAAAGCGGTAGGGAAGGAGATCTCGAGCCATGAGGGAGAAGCGGAGGCGAGGTGAGGCAAAGGGGTTGGCTGTCTTACGCGTACCTTCTCGAAGTCATTGGGCGCGACGCCGGGGAGGTAGAACCCTGTGGCCGGCGGCGCGAGCGCGACGATGCAGAGTGCGGCGAGGGCGACGGCCCACGCCGACGGCGCCATGTCGGCGTTGTGGGCAGGCGGGGCGAGGGGAGTGGCACGACGCTCGCGGCTCCCCCGGGCGCGGCGCGGGCGCAGAGTAGAGACGAGACGGAGGAAGAAGAATGAGATGGCGCTTTTCCGCTGCGTTGCGCGAAGAGGTGATGGTGGTTTAATGGAGGTGGGCGCAGGGGCATACACGGGCGTCGAGCCGCAGCCGCACGAGCGTTGCGCGGCCAACCCAGACTATTTGTACTGTCGCCGCCAGGTGGACCCGTTACCTGCAATCTGGTCGCGTGGTCCCATCATTCAGTGAGAGTAGAAAAGTTTTGTGGCGAGACAGCCCGTGCGCCTAGTTCCACGTTGCCCTTTTTTACCGGCTCGGTGAATTTCGATAACGGATAAACTTGGTTCCACGACTTACCTCCAGGTGCACTTCAGGTGGTCCTACCTGTCAGTAAAGTACACATTTTAGTGCCCACATGATCTTAACGGAGAACCTTACACT
This DNA window, taken from Miscanthus floridulus cultivar M001 chromosome 13, ASM1932011v1, whole genome shotgun sequence, encodes the following:
- the LOC136500869 gene encoding transmembrane 9 superfamily member 9-like, which translates into the protein MAPSAWAVALAALCIVALAPPATGFYLPGVAPNDFEKKDPLPVKVNKLTSIKTQLPYSYYSLPFCKPDTIVDSAENLGEVLRGDRIENSPYTFEMREPQMCQIVCKISVGEKEAKLLKEKIEDEYRVNMILDNLPLVVPIQRVDQEGAYFYQHGFHVGAKGKYSGSKDEKYFIHNHLSFTVKYHRDEQRDVSRIVAFEVKPYSVKHEYEGQWNDKKTRLTTCDPHAQHIITSSESPQEVEVGKDIIFTCDVDFKESDIKWASRWDSYLLMTDDQIHWFSIVNSLMIVLFLSGMVAMIMLRTLYRDISKYNQLETQEEAQEETGWKLVHGDVFRPPSNSDWLCVYVGTGVQFFGMLLVTMVFAVLGFLSPSNRGGLMTAMLLLWVFMGLLTGYSSSRLYKLFKGSEWKNIALRTAFTFPGSVFAIFFFLNALIWGQKSSGAVPFTTMFALVLLWFGISVPLVFVGSFLGFKKPTIEDPVKTNKIPRQIPEQAWYMNPIFSILIGGILPFGAVFIELFFILTSIWLHQFYYIFGFLFLVFLILIVTCAEISIVLCYFQLCSEDYLWWWRSYLTSGSSALYLFLYATFYFFTKLEITKFVSAVLYFGYMLIASYAFFTLTGTIGFYACFLFIRLIYSSVKIE